Within the Periophthalmus magnuspinnatus isolate fPerMag1 chromosome 7, fPerMag1.2.pri, whole genome shotgun sequence genome, the region tttgacatgaTCATACTTGTTGATTTGTGTACATATTTCTATGCAGTACTGAAGGACTTAGTGCTGATACCAGTGCATACTACTCCCAGGGACTCCGAGAATGAGCTTGATGAACTGTACGATGTCTTCCTGGCGGTCAAAAACAAGTGGAAAACTGATGTAGGTGGTTTCATCCGATACATTTACTGAAGAACTATTGAAGTACACATTAGAAACTTATGTCTGGAATGACCTCTCAATTTCATCAAGACcataatataacaaaaatataacaaggAGAATAATATCTATAACAATGATTTTGGTAATCCCCTAACACATCGCAGTTAGTGAAGTTCCCTCTTCTGATGGACTGAGGCTCAAACAAAGCTTCAATCATGAGTTAAGCCCAAACATATGCTAGAGctttaacacattttagatCTATGTATAATCAAATCTAAATTAACATCAAACGTTTATCTCcccaaaagtacaaatatcagcTGGACATTTCTATGATATATAGGTCTATCTCTTATCATATTTTTAAGTTATAGTGCTATGGTAGTATAGTTAAAGCCACAACAAGTCAATGCCTTTTAAGAAGTTACAAACCCACACCTTAAGGATGCAGTTCAGAAAATACCCTATAGGAGACAGATtagaataacaaaaataacaaatcagtgatctagtattttttttattatatttttaattttgtattttccagaATATAATGATCCTGGGGGATTTCAATGCAGATGGAGCTTATGTCTCAAAGAAAGAGATGAAGGACATTCGGATCCGCAGTGACAAAAACTTTCATTGGCTGATCAGAGATGATGTAGACACTACGGCCAGTGCTTCCACGGACCACACTTATGACCGGTATTTAAcccctttattttttacataaagaGTATTGGCAAAATATAGACTTTCATTTCTACATTTAGAATTTGTATTCTTATATTTCGAACAGTTTTATTTGTCTTATATGAATCaaaactttaaacttaaatgtcctattgtgagtttttagccatgtcataatgttgttacgtaatcaaaacatacctggagttgtgttctgtttcattcacgtgtttgcgtaaccctttattactagtctgtctacatctccaaagcataaaatagtttgttccaccttgtgatgtcatgaagcagtagtttttaagttaacagttatgttttaccttttgtttagtggagattggcaattctagagctgaaattatccaaatgattttagtgagtgtatggagcacttcctgtattaccatataacatcacaagatggaacagagtgttttttgtcaagaactcagcctaaatatgcaggagttgtgtcttaaacatgtgtgaatgaaacaaaaacaaaacaaagaaaacaaaacaaaacgttatataagaaaatagcataatcACCACTTATTTCTCTGTACTTTCCTCTGATTAGTAAAAGGATTAAAAATGTCTTGCAGCctttttcaaatataaaacgATATGAAAATCCACTGCCATAATGAAATGGCAGAGCAAGCAGAcaatcagttctgcagttttgaacagaaagttaATGATAGCATTTCTAATAATAAGACTTTAAGATCAATATTACAATGAACAATGATCATGATCCACATATTTTATAGTTTCAGAACAACACATtccatgtcttctttaataataatagtattataAGATCAAATAAAACTCATAAATTCAAGGAAACACAAAAAGTGTTTCCTtaaccaaaaacaaatacatttgttactcatttttgtgttaaaattaaCAAATTGCAATATATTTTCTAATAAAGTAAATGTTCGATGGTCTTTCGAGTATCAGATCAAGTCATAGTTTTTACCACAAAAGTAAATAGTTACACTGAAATCTGCAGTATTGAATATAGAAATAAAtcctaatacaaaataaataagacagtgattgtgtttttaataggATTGTTGTATATGGTAATGACATGTTGGCAGCCATTGTCCCAAACTCAGCCAAGCCTTTTAACTTCCACAAAGTGTATAGGATGACTGAAGAAATGGTAAGGAATCTTTTTGaaactttaatattttatacacacacccaaTGTAATTTTTGAATGAATATATTTTGACTGTTGCAGGCCCTAGATGTCAGTGATCACTATCCTGTTGAGGTTGAATTACGAAGCTTGACTTGGTctcaagaaacaaaacaaaaaagcgaTTCCGACACAGGTAAAGACAAGAGTTATGAACATTTTTACAGCTACTTCACTGTGTAGTAGTAAATTACAGGGTGGGTCCAGAAGTGACAAAATGTGAAGTATTTAGGTTTTACGTCTTTTAAATGTTTAGGCTCCAATAATTTGTGTTTACAATCTACTCACCTAAGTCTGTGCACAAAGCTGCTACTGTACAAATACACCCCAGATAATTATAAGCAACTTGCGTCATGAGAACAATTTCCACTGTACATCTAGATATACCCATAGTATGTAGGGCACGCCAAACGAAATCTGGCTTTGTTTATAATTAATAtctctttttattttaagacaTGATATATCAAGTTTATGTAGTAGAtaatcaaacaaataatgataatgagttcaacatttgtttatttctttcaaaaacattaaatctCCCATAGTTATTAAGGCTCCATTTAGTATTACAATAAAAAGCCTTTAGTCAATctgattaaatatgtttttgtctctttAGATGTGTTACAGAAGGAGGTGTTACAACTACAAAAGGAAAACCTATtactggagagagagaaactccAACTACAAATCTGTTTACTCAAACAACGACTtgccaaaacacaactcaggaaTCATGAAGACTGAATTATCAAGACAATAATCTTTTATAGCCTATATaacttttatatttctttttttacttttttacctcttacattttatactgtatttGGATGATTCTGTAGTAAACTACGAATTTTCTGTTTTCAAACATTTATTGTATCGATACATTGATAAAGTAAACTGAACTTAGAATACTGAGTCATCATGTTGCTattgtcacatgaaatataatgATTGTTAAGATGGATAGATTGTTTAAGAAGTATACATGTTGCCtatactctttattattagaggTGCTGTCACAGCTGAATGTGggttgccagtgtcttaacTTGCTTATAGTGGACACATAAACGATAGACAaaccatgcctcatgtgaaagctcaaaacctccagaattcactcactgagacACTGCACTAGCACTGGTGGCTTCAAGTGCTggggtagtgaggattcagatgaCATATAGGCATTTAACACTTAACTGGATATTCAACTGGATATCAGcgctgaaactggcaacccaaatcaGTCATGGAGTAcaaatactgtatttaagtagaatttttggatatctgtactttacttacatcaattttacagtagatatttttacttttacttcactacatttgagagaaagtagctgtattttctactccattatattttttaagtccttttcatataatttgaggTGTTATTTTTCCATGTTCATGGCAACATCTTGATAAAGTTTTTGAATTCAAGCTTCAAAATTAATTTGTACTGCAAGTTTTTACCAAAATCTGtataattttaatcaatatcactacatctaacacttaaacaaattaagaacaattttgtgaaatacttttactttttactataaaAGTCATTTTTTACAATAGTATTTAGATACTTAAGTATATtattcatgtgatgcttttacttgagtaaccttttacctctgtagttattttaatagatccatggtgcTCACTCCTGCAGTTCCTGCTGAAGTTTCTgcccaaagctcagcccacaagcctacatcacccatgctcctgcgcGACAGCtctccaaaaatatacaaaaacattatacaaaactgtgcacagcaatttgacaaacctgatgtgatgtgcagtagtttcatcaactgcatgcatgctgattgtattgtgatagtgctctgatgGAGGAGTAACTTaacacagggagcaaagggtGTGGAGACTCAAAAATGCAAGTGCAACTTATACAACATGTCCATGCgttgttttttggcaaatatatgATTTTCAAAACATGATGGTAACATGGTGACTCTTTAAGAATGGTCACTGCTCACTTCAACACATCTATTcaattttaacaacttttggatcataaaaaatataatattaaaaatgtctgtgtagaccctcagtcgtccaggtctgatccatagcaaacgacgaagttcaaatctgtcaactggacaaattgttgtaggagtgaagacgtttcgctgctcattcaagcctcATCTTCtattctggtcagaatgctggtggacactgccttatatctatctgaagggaggggctaaccacactgaaactacaCAGCTATTGTTTCCACAGTTGGTTTAACTGGATATTCACACACGCACAGGTACAATATAGAGCTTCACTTAAAATGGTAGACCTTATACTGTGCTGCAGTCAGGTGGTAAGAAGTTGGCAAAGATGTTTGGTGAAAGACCCATTAACAGCAGTTCAATCCCCACCAACATTGTGTATAATGTAAATCTTGTTATGGTTTTTAGAAGCTCCTGCAGTCATTCAGTTACACACATGCTTGTTGGCTCGATACAAACTACTTCACTTTTCAATGCACCAGTATATGCAGTCATGGCAACCTCTGCTGGCGTTTTGTATAGAGGTGCACGATGTGGCTTTTCtggcttgtctccttggagatgttacagctatgcctggaatgtgtcacagtatggcattaaagttttaAATCAAATGGCATTAAAGTTTTAAATCACATTGCAGGCAACTGTCAAATttcgggtcagatctgtggagaggtgaccctgcttacagcaagaatacatgtttttcaatgtatttttaagcaataaacaAAAGTGTCTAAAGTAGTTTAAACAATGCAAGAAATTTTAATTAATAACTATGACCTGCAATTTCATAAAGGACCCTGACATGAAACATTTGTTGTTGAAAGTGGTTATCAAATTTCCTTTCACTTTTCGATTGTTTCCAAGCAACAATGTTTCCAGGCAATAAAGATATGTCTATATAAtgataaatggaagaaaatatatattaaatgcTAGGTTAGCTGATTTTCAAACCACAAAAGGAGAAAGTAGGTATAATTCTATGTAACTTATTCCTGGCTCtaacaaaccctttggcacatcactAGTATTATTATCACTAGTAAAAtctttataattagaaaaacagcaTGCTGTACAATGGTCTGATTTATGTCACACAGTTCTGGTTTTATAGTGCACTTCATGAAcggaaaaacaaaatgtaataagAGAAAAAATGGGTACTCTGATCTgggttataatgtttcctcagcaAAAATTTCttagaatcttgcattttaaaacgGCCTTTTTTAACTTCCGCGTCATGGATATTAGTTATAACCTCCATggatatattaaaataatgattaccatgtagatcaggggtgttcaacttttctcatttagggccacataaaaatacagacaaagctgagggctgattgagggccatagactggtcgccagtacagtgaatacttcaaatctgtgtgtttattacaagttagactgaaccgttagacctttattcatgctttcatcctcaatgggacaatatttgagatgggcagtaagtagattttcagaaatgtacagtaaaaagtactgtttgatgtaatatgggccaattcaactggaagcttgagggccaagaaaaaaattgtctgagggctgcatttggcccccgggctacagtttggacatgcctgacATAGATGGTTAGCCTCTACCATGTccttgaactcttaatatttacattttttcgaCCACCACCATTGCGGTCAGTAAAAGCTATTTGATTTGCATATATTTACTTCGTATCTGGGAAGAGAAGTCCAgattatgaaatttaaatcaaaaCCTTTAAAGAGCACAATAATGTAGTAACTTCAGGTTTgagggattttatttttttttttaaataaataataaaggtaTACAACATTTGTGCCATAACAGAACAGTTCCACAATTAAAAGTCAGAACAGACAGATTATTATGAAGtaatacaggaaaaaaagaTAAGACTTAGATCGtctattacatttttaagttttatagcATCTTTATTTTCCATAAAACTTACAGAtgagaaaaaagacaaagttcTTTATGAAATGTGAAGAAGGATGGTTTGGTGTTGACGGAAAAAATCCATGAacgctttgtttttttgttgtttttttttaaacagaaaaaaattggAACAAGTCACTATTCTCACCGCCCCTGAAAGCACCGCGAGTCACGTGATCTCATCCAGCCCCTTCTCGACCAAAACATCCGACTGCTCCGACTGTCAACAACTCCTCAGTTTTCACGAACAAGGCGTGATAGCTCGACTTTTACACTGTCTTTAGAGAAGCCTCTGTTAAAACTCGGTACCCCAACGGTCACCTGTCCAGCCCACGGGCCGTATCCATGCCGTACAGACCAAACCAGGCTCCGGGGACGCAATGGATGTTCACGACCTGTTTGCGAGCTGCAAAAAGGGCGACATTTGCAGAGTCAGGTAACCCACAGCCTGCTCTTGTAGCTCAAATAGTGCAGCGTTACATTTAGCTAGAGCACAAAATTGCATTGCTGGCATTGTTAAATTGTAAAATCGATCAGGTCTAGTTGTAGTAAAGTGACATTAAAGCAGCGTACTCGTAAATAAAATGTCTTGCTTTGTGACACTTAAGGCTACTTGTCAAAGAGAGAACTTGTTTGGATGACTTTTCTAAATAGGTTGCTCTAGTCTTGGCATGCACTTAAACATCTCTCTAAAAATCCTGCGTCATTGTCGATTaagtgtacagtgtattttgCTTTAGGAAATTATATATGTGTTTCTATGCTGTGGTAATAATAATCATATCTCTGTTTTATTCCATATTTATTGCATCagttatattacattatttattacttgttaTTTAGATATTTGGTCGAACACAGAGACGTGGATCTCAATGTAAGAGATAACTGGGACAGCACCCCATTGTAAGTTCAAATTTGTAAACATACATATTGTTATTACATATTGGataattcaaattttgcatttACAGATATTATGCCTGTCTCTGTGGCCATGAAGAGCTGGTCCAGTACTTACTGGCTAGTGGTAAGGTCATATTATAATGCAATACAACCAAATAATTCAAATACGATTCTGGCTGCACAGAAAATTTTACCCTTACTATTCctgcagtcgtccaggtctgatccatagcaaaagacaaagttaaaatctgtcaactggacatatcgttgtaagagtgaagatgttttgctgctcattcatactgtctgaaaattcccTAAGGTTTTTCAGATACACCCACCATGTAAGGAATggtaacacctttccttctgggatagatataaggcaatggccaccagcaatctgaccagaactgaagaagcggcttggatgagcagcgaaacgtcttcacactTACAAcgatttgcccagttgacagattttagctttgtcttttgttatggatcagacctggatgactgagggtttacacagatattcCTGCAGTGTCTAAACTCTGCTACAAACCACTTTTTTGACAGGATTAATTGCAAACATTCTTGACTACAAAACACAATCCAATAACTGCAATGTGCAAACAAATAGATGTTGATTAAGATTCTATTATAGCACAGGCCTagccttattattattaaaccacACTACTAATTACCAATATCACACTAGTTACACGTTATAATAAATAGTACTTTATAGAGCTCTATCTCATTGCAGCCTTTAATTCAACTTAATGTTTTCTGAACTTCAGGTGCTAAGTGTGAAGCCAACACTTTTGAAGGAGAGCGATGCATGTATGGGTCACTGAGTGATCAGATCCGGCGTTTGTTAAAAGAATACAACTGCATCAACACATGCCCAATGCAGCAGCAGGATGCATTTAACCACTTCCTCTACATGTAAGTCCatctgtgctgctctgtgaatGCTAAGGATGCAACAGTACAACTCTCAATACATGGGCTATGATATTAAGACAGTATTGTATTGTTGCATTTGCATCACGTGTTAAAAGCTGAGCTTTAATTAAACTTGGGCCTGGACACTCAAAAATGTTCTAGTTTATGTATAAATGTTcttattatttcacttttttgacTGTTTAACAAATCGGCAAttacaaaatattgtatttcattgaactagttctgttgtttctgttttgttttagtttgttggaACAAGGACAGCACAGTGATGTGAATTTTTTGGTTCATGGACAAACCTTTCCAGCCCACCGTTGTGTTCTGAGCGCTCGGTCTGAGTACTTCTCTGAAATGTTTAACTCAAAATGGAGAGGAAAAACTCTCATTACCTTAAAACACCCCTTGGTAGAACATTCTCTTTGTTTTATCTGACCTGATAAAACTAGATTTGATTaattttctgttgtttatttttttagattaacCCATCAGCTTTTGCTGCAATCTTGCAATATATTTATACAGGTgggtaatgataataataataatgtcatacAACTTTGCTATATGACAGTTAATTTAGTCATACAAGTTTGCGACATATAACAGTCTGTAACTATTTCTGAAGCATAAACTCCAAATATTGATGAGATGTCATATTTTCTAAATGTTTAATTTcaaatttgtgtgtgtgtcttacaGGACGTATGGATATTGATATAAGCTTTCTGGAGGATTGCACACGACTGgccaaacagtgtaaaatgtcaGTTCTTATTGAAGAACTGGAGAATAAGTGCAAACAGGTTTATAATTTTGGTAAGATTGTACTATAAACATTTGAactgctttaatgttttttatggcATTGTTATTTAGGCTTTCTCATTAGGCCTTTGCCTGTAAACGTtcatacaaaacattttatttctatatttatttctcatttacatagtttgtttattttcctatttatttattgtccaGCTTTTaaggcaaatttatttgaaaaatgttcCCTCAGATTAGTGTCATTATCCAATGTAATCTCATAATGTTAATAATCTCATGTGTTGCTTTGTTTCTGCTTCTCTAGTGTCTAATAAACCAGGCATTTGTGTGAAAGTTTTGAGCCTCGAGCCACAGAACTGCAAACTGCAGGATGAGCTGGCCCAGTTAGCGGACTGTGCACTCCCAGCTGAGCTACAGGTAAAAAGCTATTAATTTTGTTTGATTGCGCATGTGGTGTGCCAATGATGTGGCAGTTACATTTTACAAGTTTGAATCCAGTGATTGCTGCATAGTGTTCTTGAAACTGGCCTTTCTAACCATTTCTTTGTTGGatgcattttaaatgtcataattaTCATTTTCAGCTTGGATTTGGAGAGCTTCCTTTCCAGAGAACTACAAATCTATCAACATACCCTGACATATGCTTTGCAGTTGATGGTTACAACTTCTTGTGTCATAAGGTACAGTGAATTTCTGTGCTTAACAATAGTTCCTTTTGATAGTAGattgaagtagaagtagaagtgtTGTTTTTTGCCAGGCATTTTTCTCTGGACGCAGTGACTACTTCAGGGCCTTAATTAAAGACCACTTCTGTGAAGGCGGTCAGCTGCAGTCTCAGCCCAATACTCCAGTCATCACTCTCCACAACATCTCCCACGAAATCTTCATCCACGTCATGTTTTACATCTACAGTGATGACACTGAGGTGAGTTTACTATACACGAAAAGTCCAGAAGTAAAGAAAAGAGTTGGTAAAGAGAGCGCTTTTAACACATTCTTCCTAGTTACAAGGACTTAAGACTTGAGGCCTTTTAAAATCAATGCTAATTTTGGACAAGCAAACCAGGTCCTAGCTGTGGGTTTAGTTTGGCATATTTGTCCCAACATGTTAACAAGTATGTTTTAAATGCAATAAATCTTTAACCAAAACTAGTGatttcaaaatgtaataaaaaattatGATCTAACAcaataaactattaaaataaacagcatTGAACTTGATTTAACATGTTTTGAGACTTAAATTGGTTGTTTTGGGGGTCATAGCCTGAAAAGTTGGGGAATCCTTGAtctaaactatttatttttgcttcccTGTTGCAGCTCACGATGGACAATGTGTTTGACGTGTTGTTTGTGGCCGACATGTATCTGTTGCCGGGCCTGAAGCGTCTCTGTGGAAAGACTCTGGGACAGGCTCTTAGCAGGAACAACGTCATCTGTTTGTGGAAAACTGCTCGGCTATTTCACCTCTCACGACTCGAGGA harbors:
- the LOC117373014 gene encoding deoxyribonuclease-1-like 1 — its product is MKIAAFNVQKFGISKVSKPDVLSTLVKIVSRYDIILILEVVDVSGDSVKVFLKELNRVCTTHPYTIQLSARLGRTRYKEQFLFLYREDVVTLIDSYQYEDNQANDVDAFAREPYILRFKPHDTVLKDLVLIPVHTTPRDSENELDELYDVFLAVKNKWKTDNIMILGDFNADGAYVSKKEMKDIRIRSDKNFHWLIRDDVDTTASASTDHTYDRIVVYGNDMLAAIVPNSAKPFNFHKVYRMTEEMALDVSDHYPVEVELRSLTWSQETKQKSDSDTDVLQKEVLQLQKENLLLEREKLQLQICLLKQRLAKTQLRNHED
- the abtb1 gene encoding ankyrin repeat and BTB/POZ domain-containing protein 1; translation: MDVHDLFASCKKGDICRVRYLVEHRDVDLNVRDNWDSTPLYYACLCGHEELVQYLLASGAKCEANTFEGERCMYGSLSDQIRRLLKEYNCINTCPMQQQDAFNHFLYILLEQGQHSDVNFLVHGQTFPAHRCVLSARSEYFSEMFNSKWRGKTLITLKHPLINPSAFAAILQYIYTGRMDIDISFLEDCTRLAKQCKMSVLIEELENKCKQVYNFVSNKPGICVKVLSLEPQNCKLQDELAQLADCALPAELQLGFGELPFQRTTNLSTYPDICFAVDGYNFLCHKAFFSGRSDYFRALIKDHFCEGGQLQSQPNTPVITLHNISHEIFIHVMFYIYSDDTELTMDNVFDVLFVADMYLLPGLKRLCGKTLGQALSRNNVICLWKTARLFHLSRLEDQCTEYMAKIIEQLVLDPEFAELIKEDAASVKGRHETDSVPLVDDIRYHISSNVQTYSAIEEASQNHAALEQLLCDINIEC